A genomic segment from Pistricoccus aurantiacus encodes:
- a CDS encoding segregation and condensation protein A — protein MSETLETTPPATEQAEILARLFDKPITELPQDLYIPPEALRVFLEAFEGPLDLLLYLIRRQNLDILAIDVAAITRQYIEYVELMKALEIELAGEYLLMAAMLAEIKSRTLLPRPPRAEDEEEEGDPRAELIRRLQEYERLKQAAETLAELPRAGRDWFTAQAGLPALETRITHPEVGLNELLGALAGLLRQAELVQDHRISREGLSTRERMLSILERLEGGRYVPFTALFSLEEGRAGVVVTFMAILELAKESLIEIVQNAPLSPIHLRARAPVADSDP, from the coding sequence GTGAGCGAGACCCTGGAAACCACTCCCCCCGCAACCGAGCAGGCCGAGATACTGGCCCGGCTGTTCGATAAGCCCATCACCGAGCTGCCGCAGGATCTGTACATTCCCCCGGAAGCCCTCAGGGTGTTTCTCGAAGCCTTCGAGGGGCCGCTGGATCTGCTGCTGTATCTGATTCGTCGTCAGAACCTGGATATCCTGGCCATCGACGTGGCGGCGATCACCCGTCAGTACATCGAATACGTGGAACTGATGAAGGCCTTGGAGATCGAGCTGGCCGGGGAGTATCTGCTGATGGCAGCGATGCTGGCGGAGATCAAGTCGCGCACCCTGCTGCCTCGCCCGCCCAGGGCGGAGGACGAAGAAGAGGAGGGCGATCCCCGGGCGGAGCTGATTCGTCGTCTGCAGGAATACGAGCGGCTCAAGCAGGCGGCGGAAACCCTGGCGGAACTTCCTCGGGCCGGGCGAGACTGGTTTACCGCCCAGGCGGGGCTTCCTGCGCTGGAAACCCGGATCACTCATCCGGAAGTCGGTCTGAACGAGCTGTTGGGGGCCTTGGCGGGGCTGCTGCGCCAGGCGGAGCTGGTACAGGATCACCGGATCAGCCGCGAAGGCCTTTCCACCCGGGAGCGCATGCTGAGCATCCTGGAACGTCTTGAAGGCGGGCGCTACGTGCCCTTCACGGCGCTGTTCTCCTTGGAGGAAGGGCGCGCCGGGGTGGTGGTGACCTTCATGGCGATCCTCGAACTGGCCAAGGAGTCGCTGATCGAGATCGTGCAGAACGCGCCCCTGTCGCCGATTCACCTGCGGGCCCGGGCGCCGGTGGCGGACTCGGATCCATGA